Proteins encoded within one genomic window of Amycolatopsis sp. 2-15:
- a CDS encoding YbaK/EbsC family protein yields the protein MSSLDHPAVAKVTAALGEAGQQAAAEGVRVLPAEVRTAAQAAEALGVEVGAIANSLVFRARTTGGEETALLALTSGAHRADPARLAALAGLAEVGKADADFVREHTGQPIGGVAPVGHPRRLVTLVDTALRAYDEVWAAAGHPKSVFPTTFDGLVELTGGTPGALAAGVQDGQP from the coding sequence ATGAGCTCCCTCGACCATCCCGCCGTCGCCAAGGTCACAGCCGCTCTGGGCGAAGCAGGCCAGCAGGCCGCCGCCGAGGGTGTGCGCGTGTTGCCGGCCGAGGTCCGCACCGCGGCCCAGGCCGCCGAAGCGCTCGGGGTCGAGGTCGGCGCGATCGCCAACAGCCTCGTGTTCCGCGCCCGCACGACCGGCGGCGAGGAGACGGCCCTGCTCGCCCTCACCTCCGGCGCGCACCGCGCCGACCCGGCCCGCCTGGCCGCGCTCGCCGGCCTCGCCGAGGTGGGCAAGGCCGACGCGGACTTCGTGCGCGAGCACACCGGCCAGCCCATCGGCGGCGTCGCCCCCGTCGGGCACCCCCGGCGGCTCGTGACGCTCGTGGACACGGCCCTGCGCGCCTACGACGAGGTGTGGGCCGCGGCCGGGCACCCGAAGTCGGTGTTCCCGACGACGTTCGACGGGCTCGTCGAGCTGACCGGGGGCACCCCGGGCGCGCTCGCGGCGGGAGTGCAGGATGGACAGCCGTGA
- a CDS encoding carboxylesterase/lipase family protein — protein sequence MTDPVVTTPYGRVRGSVREGVARFLGIPYAAAPFGEARFRAPRPPEAWDGVRDALEFGPTAPSVPLPGSFLAEPVVEGPGCLNLNVWTPDPDAAGLPVLVWLHGGSNVTGSSAMPIYDGAAFARRGVVFVSVNFRLGAEGFALLPDAVANRALLDQVAALEWVRSGIAAFGGDPGAVTLFGTSAGAGATLAHVAMDRGLFRRAIVQSASARAALSASDALLVTGEIARAAGVEPTAAGFARVAPEKLAALSTAAVTDLTADLDPARWGATTVAAAQPFLPVVDADVLAEPPFDVVVRGGEVDLLIGTNADELLALAGASLPDGVSHSDVRELLGRLGLAVEATPEGTTPVELYADVLTDALFRRPVSEIARARPAFVYEFAWPSPLPGVGAAHGLELGFVFGNLGLSGLEGPTPPRELADRVQAAWVAFAATGDPGWPRHGEDGGVFVFRA from the coding sequence ATGACCGATCCCGTCGTCACCACCCCGTACGGCCGGGTGCGGGGCAGCGTGCGCGAAGGCGTCGCGCGATTCCTCGGCATCCCTTACGCGGCCGCGCCGTTCGGCGAGGCGCGGTTCCGGGCTCCGCGCCCGCCCGAGGCGTGGGACGGCGTGCGGGACGCGCTCGAGTTCGGACCGACCGCGCCTTCGGTGCCGTTGCCGGGTTCGTTCCTGGCGGAGCCGGTGGTCGAGGGGCCGGGCTGCCTCAACCTCAACGTGTGGACGCCCGATCCGGACGCGGCGGGCCTGCCGGTGCTGGTGTGGCTGCACGGCGGCTCGAACGTCACCGGTTCGTCGGCGATGCCGATCTACGACGGAGCGGCGTTCGCGCGGCGCGGGGTCGTGTTCGTGTCGGTGAACTTCCGGCTCGGCGCGGAAGGCTTCGCGCTCTTGCCGGACGCCGTCGCGAACCGCGCGCTGCTCGACCAGGTCGCGGCACTGGAGTGGGTGCGCTCCGGGATCGCGGCGTTCGGCGGCGACCCGGGCGCGGTGACGTTGTTCGGCACGTCGGCGGGCGCGGGCGCGACGCTGGCGCACGTGGCGATGGACCGCGGCCTGTTCCGGCGGGCGATCGTGCAGAGCGCCAGCGCGCGGGCCGCGCTTTCCGCGTCCGACGCGCTTCTGGTCACCGGCGAGATCGCACGCGCGGCCGGCGTGGAGCCGACGGCGGCAGGGTTCGCGCGCGTCGCGCCGGAGAAGCTCGCCGCGCTGTCGACGGCGGCCGTCACGGACCTCACGGCCGACCTCGACCCCGCTCGCTGGGGCGCGACGACCGTGGCCGCCGCGCAGCCGTTCCTGCCGGTGGTCGACGCCGACGTGCTGGCCGAGCCGCCGTTCGACGTCGTCGTGCGCGGCGGCGAGGTGGATCTCCTGATCGGCACCAACGCCGACGAACTGCTGGCGCTGGCCGGCGCGTCGCTCCCGGACGGTGTCTCGCATTCCGACGTGAGGGAGTTGCTGGGACGGCTGGGTCTCGCGGTGGAAGCCACTCCCGAAGGGACCACGCCGGTCGAGCTCTACGCCGACGTGCTGACCGACGCCCTGTTCCGCCGTCCGGTCTCGGAGATCGCGCGGGCGCGGCCGGCGTTCGTGTACGAGTTCGCGTGGCCCTCGCCGTTGCCCGGGGTGGGCGCGGCGCACGGACTGGAGCTGGGGTTCGTGTTCGGCAACCTCGGGTTGTCCGGTCTCGAAGGGCCGACGCCGCCGCGCGAGCTGGCCGATCGGGTGCAGGCGGCGTGGGTGGCGTTCGCCGCGACCGGTGACCCAGGGTGGCCGCGGCACGGCGAGGACGGCGGGGTGTTCGTGTTCCGGGCCTGA
- a CDS encoding nitroreductase family protein: protein MELAEVVRGRRTFRKFTSEPVSREVLERVIELGFWAPSAGDARSHVFAVVGGEKRNEIQEIVRGAIDDVRRLVEKEFAANRPLVEEIVDFYVDFGSAPVLILAYAGKFVDGEDDVASVSAAIQNVLLGAYEEGLGTAWAGRTSMCSAEISAAVGIADRTLVGILPIGYPRVLPGPRAQKEGDVRWLGL, encoded by the coding sequence GTGGAACTCGCCGAAGTGGTGCGCGGAAGACGCACGTTCCGGAAGTTCACCTCGGAGCCGGTGTCGCGTGAAGTCCTGGAGCGTGTGATCGAGCTGGGTTTCTGGGCGCCGTCGGCCGGTGACGCCCGGTCCCACGTCTTCGCCGTCGTGGGTGGTGAGAAGCGGAACGAGATCCAGGAGATCGTACGCGGTGCGATCGACGATGTCCGGCGCCTGGTGGAGAAGGAGTTCGCGGCCAACCGCCCGCTGGTGGAGGAGATCGTGGACTTCTACGTGGACTTCGGGTCGGCTCCGGTGCTGATCCTGGCCTACGCCGGCAAGTTCGTCGACGGCGAGGACGATGTCGCGAGTGTGTCCGCGGCGATCCAGAACGTGCTTCTCGGCGCGTATGAGGAAGGCCTGGGAACCGCGTGGGCCGGCCGCACGAGCATGTGTTCGGCCGAAATCAGTGCTGCGGTGGGCATCGCCGACCGCACGCTCGTGGGGATCCTCCCCATCGGATATCCGCGGGTCCTTCCCGGGCCGCGGGCGCAGAAAGAGGGGGACGTGCGATGGCTGGGTCTCTGA
- a CDS encoding maleylpyruvate isomerase N-terminal domain-containing protein codes for MSRELGPVDHGRLLEVLEIEARVLGEVAHTASAEAPVPTAPGWTLGELLRHVGSVHRVTLGWLREGHKPAQWQRFPHQEETVAEYYASGRDALIAELAAHDPADHAATWWSADPTYGFWRRRTLHETLVHRVDVERAAGVDHPAVAADLATDGVDEVLTLYFGHKLALLGLTGTRHGTVGIQTGGHSWIARAGPETMDAWRCSPEEARSADELVSGDPANVYLWLWGRAAPTAVVSSRGHDLAAQLWALLRLATR; via the coding sequence ATGTCGCGTGAGCTCGGCCCGGTCGACCACGGCCGGTTGCTCGAAGTGCTGGAGATCGAAGCGCGCGTGCTGGGGGAGGTGGCGCACACGGCGTCGGCCGAGGCGCCGGTGCCCACGGCCCCCGGCTGGACGCTGGGGGAGCTGCTGCGTCACGTCGGCAGCGTCCACCGCGTCACCCTCGGCTGGCTGCGCGAGGGCCACAAGCCCGCGCAGTGGCAGCGCTTCCCGCACCAGGAAGAAACCGTCGCGGAGTACTACGCCTCGGGCCGCGACGCACTGATCGCCGAACTGGCCGCCCACGACCCGGCCGACCACGCCGCTACCTGGTGGTCCGCCGATCCCACCTACGGCTTCTGGCGCCGCCGCACGCTCCACGAAACACTCGTGCACCGCGTCGACGTCGAGCGCGCCGCGGGCGTCGACCACCCGGCTGTGGCCGCCGACCTCGCCACCGACGGCGTCGACGAGGTGCTCACCCTGTACTTCGGCCACAAGCTCGCCCTGCTCGGCCTCACCGGCACCCGCCACGGCACCGTCGGCATCCAGACCGGCGGACACAGCTGGATCGCCCGTGCCGGCCCCGAAACCATGGACGCGTGGCGCTGCTCGCCCGAGGAGGCCCGGTCCGCCGACGAGCTCGTCAGCGGCGACCCGGCCAACGTCTACCTCTGGCTGTGGGGCCGCGCCGCCCCGACCGCCGTTGTCTCCTCGCGCGGCCACGACCTGGCCGCCCAGCTCTGGGCCTTGCTGCGGCTGGCCACCCGCTGA
- a CDS encoding FAD-dependent oxidoreductase — MSGAVLLAVDENADALRDVERELRDRYARHYRVVCLSSAPEALALLEELAAAGEDVTLVLAGQRLSGTTGGELLAQARRLHPHAKRGLLIAWGEWGDRATGEAIFDAIARGHIDHYVLRPLAAPDEVFHHAISNLLLEWTELRRTSPYTIHVVGDSWAGRAYQLREVLGRCAFPHSFSLADSSEGRARIARAGPGELPIVVFPDGTVLRNPTDADIAVASGAPVNPDRMEFDLVIVGAGPAGLSAAMYGASEGFGTLVVDEGGLGGQATSSSLIRNYLGFPRGVSGRRLAQQAYDQSWVFGAKFVFMQRAAELRREDELAITLSNGTRVRSRAVLLALGATYHRLGVPALEALNGAGVYYGGPASEAPGVADREVYVVGGGNSAGQAALYLARYARQVTLLVRGRSLGAGMSHYLAREIEATPRLEVRLATEIAGGGGNGWLEHLVLRDRLTEREETVAADGLFVMIGAHPHTGWLPPEVERDDRGFVVTGPDLRAWPLSRDPLPLETSLPGVFAAGDVRHGSVKRVASAVGEGSVAIQLLHRMFAAEALRPRGRPQEPAEPVGR, encoded by the coding sequence ATGTCCGGCGCCGTGCTTCTCGCCGTCGACGAGAACGCGGATGCGCTGCGTGACGTCGAACGGGAACTACGCGACCGCTACGCCCGCCACTACCGCGTCGTGTGCCTTTCCTCGGCGCCGGAAGCGTTGGCGCTGCTCGAAGAACTCGCCGCGGCCGGCGAAGACGTCACGCTCGTGCTGGCCGGTCAACGGCTTTCCGGTACGACGGGCGGCGAATTGCTGGCCCAGGCGCGCCGGCTGCACCCGCACGCGAAACGCGGGCTGCTGATCGCGTGGGGCGAATGGGGAGACCGGGCCACGGGCGAGGCGATCTTCGACGCGATCGCACGTGGCCACATCGACCACTACGTGCTCCGGCCGCTGGCCGCGCCGGACGAGGTCTTCCACCACGCGATCTCGAACCTGCTGCTCGAATGGACCGAGCTGCGGCGCACGTCGCCCTACACGATCCACGTGGTCGGCGACTCCTGGGCCGGCCGCGCGTACCAGCTGCGGGAAGTCCTCGGGCGGTGCGCGTTCCCGCACTCGTTCTCCCTGGCCGACTCGAGCGAAGGACGCGCCCGCATCGCCCGGGCCGGGCCGGGCGAGCTCCCGATCGTCGTCTTCCCCGACGGCACGGTCCTGCGCAACCCCACCGACGCCGACATCGCCGTGGCCTCGGGCGCACCGGTCAACCCGGACCGCATGGAGTTCGACCTCGTGATCGTCGGCGCCGGGCCGGCCGGGCTGTCGGCGGCCATGTACGGCGCGTCGGAAGGGTTCGGCACGCTGGTCGTCGACGAGGGCGGGCTCGGGGGCCAGGCGACGTCCAGCTCACTGATCCGCAACTACCTCGGTTTCCCCCGCGGCGTCAGCGGCCGCCGGCTGGCGCAGCAGGCGTACGACCAGTCGTGGGTGTTCGGGGCGAAGTTCGTGTTCATGCAGCGAGCGGCCGAACTGCGGCGCGAGGACGAGCTCGCGATCACGCTCTCCAACGGCACGCGGGTGCGGTCGCGCGCGGTGTTGCTCGCGCTGGGCGCCACCTACCACCGGCTGGGCGTGCCGGCTCTGGAAGCGTTGAACGGGGCCGGCGTCTACTACGGCGGTCCGGCGTCCGAGGCGCCCGGCGTCGCCGACCGCGAGGTCTACGTCGTCGGCGGCGGGAACTCGGCCGGCCAGGCCGCGTTGTACCTGGCGCGGTACGCCAGGCAGGTCACGCTCCTGGTCCGCGGCCGGTCGCTGGGCGCGGGCATGTCGCACTACCTCGCCCGGGAGATAGAGGCCACCCCGCGGCTGGAGGTGCGGCTCGCCACCGAGATCGCCGGTGGAGGGGGCAACGGATGGCTGGAGCACCTCGTGCTTCGCGACCGGCTGACCGAGCGCGAGGAGACCGTGGCCGCCGACGGGTTGTTCGTCATGATCGGGGCGCACCCGCACACGGGCTGGCTACCGCCGGAAGTCGAGCGGGACGACCGCGGCTTCGTCGTGACGGGCCCGGACCTGCGCGCCTGGCCGCTCTCGCGGGACCCGTTGCCACTGGAGACGAGCCTGCCCGGCGTGTTCGCGGCGGGCGACGTGCGGCACGGTTCGGTGAAGCGGGTGGCGTCGGCGGTGGGCGAGGGTTCGGTCGCGATCCAGCTGCTGCACCGGATGTTCGCGGCCGAGGCGCTGCGGCCGCGGGGGCGGCCGCAGGAGCCGGCGGAACCTGTCGGGCGGTGA
- a CDS encoding UbiX family flavin prenyltransferase, producing the protein MRLLEVLRTAEDVETHLVVSDWAGKNIECETEYDLDSVKSLADAVYDVRDMGAAISSGSFLVNGMIIAPCSVKTLSSVANAYNDNLLTRAADIQLKDRRKLVLLFRETPLNRTHLRLMLDVTDAGGVVMPPVPSMYHAPKTVDDIVNHTVQRALDQFGIEKGLFTRWRGLPAHGA; encoded by the coding sequence GTGCGGCTGCTCGAGGTGCTGCGGACGGCCGAGGATGTCGAGACCCACCTTGTGGTCAGTGACTGGGCAGGAAAGAACATCGAGTGCGAGACCGAATACGACCTCGACTCGGTCAAGTCCCTGGCGGACGCCGTTTATGACGTCCGGGACATGGGCGCGGCGATCTCGAGTGGATCATTCCTGGTCAACGGAATGATCATCGCGCCCTGCTCGGTCAAAACACTTTCCTCGGTGGCGAACGCGTACAACGACAACCTCCTCACCCGTGCCGCGGACATTCAGCTGAAAGACCGGCGAAAGCTGGTTCTGCTGTTTCGCGAAACGCCGCTGAACCGCACGCACCTCAGGTTGATGCTGGACGTGACCGACGCCGGGGGAGTGGTCATGCCGCCGGTGCCGTCGATGTACCACGCCCCGAAAACCGTGGACGACATCGTGAACCACACCGTGCAGCGGGCGCTCGACCAGTTCGGGATCGAGAAGGGACTCTTCACGCGCTGGCGCGGCCTGCCCGCGCACGGGGCGTGA
- a CDS encoding DUF885 domain-containing protein has protein sequence MASTEQSVHGISDRYVDDYAAVDPVAATMLGVAGYDDQLTDYSPAGHAARAALAAKALADVSAAEPADAGERVAKAVFTERVGLDVEIHDTGLDVAALNVIASPVQDLRMVFDLMPMDTPEQWADIAARLKKVPEALAGMRASLLTAADAGRVSALRQVGKVAEQCDTYAGLGEGPSFFAGLVGNAGEVGAALSGDLQAGARAADEAFAEFAGFLRAELAPKAPAKDAVGEDVYRLWSRYFIGAELDLREAYEWGWHEFARIETEMRAVAERIRPGTSVAEAAEVLDADPRYRVQGRPQFEAWMQSLSDEALKSLRGKHFDIPDRLMALECRIAPPGGGVGAYYTGPSEDFTRPGRMWWSLPADKDEFTTWREVSTVYHEGVPGHHLQIATAVNQAASLNKYQRLMTFISAHGEGWALYSERLMQELGYLSDDGNLLGMLSEQLFRAARVVVDLGMHLELEIPRGTGFHEGSRWTPDLGLEFMLTRTITDQAHVRDEIDRYLGWPGQAPAYKLGERLWLAARDDARRRLGDAFDIKQFHTRALEMGGMGLDTLREQLALLS, from the coding sequence ATGGCTTCCACCGAACAAAGCGTGCACGGGATTTCCGACCGGTACGTCGACGACTACGCGGCCGTGGACCCGGTCGCGGCCACCATGCTCGGCGTCGCGGGATACGACGACCAGCTCACCGACTACTCGCCCGCCGGCCACGCCGCCCGGGCCGCGCTGGCGGCGAAGGCGCTCGCGGACGTCAGCGCCGCCGAGCCCGCCGACGCGGGGGAGCGGGTCGCGAAGGCGGTGTTCACCGAGCGCGTGGGCCTGGACGTGGAGATCCACGACACCGGCCTCGACGTCGCCGCGCTGAACGTGATCGCGAGCCCGGTGCAGGACCTGCGCATGGTGTTCGACCTGATGCCGATGGACACACCCGAGCAGTGGGCCGACATCGCGGCCCGCCTGAAGAAGGTGCCCGAGGCGCTCGCGGGGATGCGCGCGTCGCTGCTGACCGCGGCCGACGCCGGGCGCGTTTCGGCGCTGCGGCAGGTCGGCAAGGTCGCCGAGCAGTGCGACACCTACGCCGGCCTCGGCGAGGGGCCGAGCTTCTTCGCCGGCCTCGTGGGCAACGCGGGCGAGGTGGGTGCCGCGTTGTCCGGCGACCTGCAGGCGGGCGCCCGCGCGGCCGACGAGGCGTTCGCGGAGTTCGCCGGCTTCCTGCGCGCCGAGCTCGCGCCGAAGGCCCCGGCCAAGGACGCCGTGGGCGAGGACGTCTACCGGCTGTGGTCGCGGTACTTCATCGGCGCGGAGCTGGATCTGCGCGAGGCCTACGAGTGGGGCTGGCACGAGTTCGCCCGCATCGAAACCGAGATGCGCGCGGTGGCCGAGCGGATCCGCCCGGGCACGTCCGTCGCGGAGGCCGCCGAGGTGCTCGACGCCGACCCGCGCTACCGCGTGCAGGGCCGTCCGCAGTTCGAGGCCTGGATGCAGTCCCTGTCCGACGAGGCCCTGAAGTCCTTGCGCGGCAAGCACTTCGACATCCCCGACCGGCTCATGGCGCTGGAGTGCCGGATCGCCCCGCCGGGCGGCGGCGTCGGCGCGTACTACACCGGGCCGAGCGAGGACTTCACCCGTCCCGGGCGGATGTGGTGGTCGCTGCCGGCGGACAAGGACGAGTTCACCACCTGGCGCGAAGTGTCCACTGTGTACCACGAGGGCGTGCCGGGCCACCACCTGCAGATCGCGACGGCCGTGAACCAGGCCGCGTCGCTCAACAAGTACCAGCGGCTCATGACCTTCATTTCCGCCCACGGCGAGGGCTGGGCACTGTATTCCGAGCGCCTCATGCAGGAGCTCGGGTATCTGTCGGACGACGGCAACCTGCTGGGGATGCTTTCGGAGCAACTGTTCCGCGCCGCCCGCGTCGTCGTCGACCTCGGCATGCACCTGGAACTCGAGATTCCTCGCGGCACGGGCTTCCACGAGGGCTCGCGCTGGACCCCGGACCTCGGCCTGGAGTTCATGCTCACCCGCACCATCACCGACCAGGCCCACGTCCGCGACGAGATCGACCGCTACCTCGGCTGGCCCGGCCAGGCCCCCGCGTACAAACTCGGCGAACGCCTGTGGCTCGCCGCCCGCGACGACGCCCGCCGGCGGCTGGGGGATGCCTTCGACATCAAGCAGTTCCACACCCGCGCGCTGGAGATGGGCGGGATGGGGCTGGACACGTTGCGGGAGCAGCTGGCTTTGCTGAGCTGA
- a CDS encoding SAV_6107 family HEPN domain-containing protein, which produces MSVSVVSPDPGQPQLPLSLRPPAPPAAATLLAQAKRGLADAENERDPAERFIGAYLSALRGAAAVLAVRGRPRRGRGRPASGWVLLDAVAPELQEWSAFFAANSATRAAAEAGITGKVTAESAANLLRATGLFLELVRRLVHGLPISGEAHVA; this is translated from the coding sequence ATGTCCGTCTCGGTCGTGTCCCCTGACCCCGGGCAGCCTCAGCTGCCCCTGTCGCTGCGCCCGCCGGCACCCCCGGCGGCGGCCACCCTGCTCGCCCAGGCCAAGCGCGGCCTGGCCGACGCCGAAAACGAACGTGATCCCGCCGAGCGGTTCATCGGCGCCTACCTCTCGGCGCTGCGCGGTGCGGCGGCGGTGCTCGCCGTGCGCGGGCGGCCGCGCCGGGGTCGCGGCCGTCCGGCCAGCGGCTGGGTGCTGCTCGACGCCGTGGCGCCGGAGCTGCAGGAGTGGTCTGCCTTTTTCGCAGCCAACTCGGCCACGCGCGCGGCCGCCGAAGCCGGCATCACGGGCAAGGTCACGGCCGAGTCGGCCGCGAACTTGCTGCGCGCCACCGGTCTGTTCCTCGAGCTGGTCCGCCGGCTCGTCCACGGCCTGCCCATCTCCGGCGAAGCCCATGTCGCGTGA
- a CDS encoding GNAT family N-acetyltransferase codes for MTAMSSGCSRYVQLSADEFRTRLPEALAIYVKAMQYPEGTAEQRAPMWLTHALREGWRCMAALDADDVLLGLAYGYKGRAGQWWHEQVRHGLTRRSGPEEAERWMSDYFELTEIHVRPENQGKQIGEDLLRRLLDGVGNANVLLSTPEGTSRAWKLYRRTGFVDVLRDYQFTGDPRPFAILGRPLPLDPN; via the coding sequence GTGACCGCCATGTCCTCCGGGTGTTCCCGATACGTGCAGTTGTCCGCGGACGAGTTCCGCACACGCCTGCCCGAAGCGCTGGCCATCTACGTGAAGGCCATGCAGTACCCCGAAGGCACCGCCGAGCAGCGCGCGCCGATGTGGCTCACCCACGCGTTGCGCGAGGGCTGGCGCTGCATGGCCGCCCTCGACGCCGACGACGTGCTGCTCGGCCTCGCCTACGGGTACAAGGGCCGCGCCGGGCAGTGGTGGCACGAGCAGGTGCGCCACGGCCTCACCCGCCGCTCCGGCCCCGAGGAGGCCGAGCGGTGGATGAGCGACTACTTCGAGCTCACCGAGATCCACGTGCGCCCCGAGAACCAGGGCAAGCAGATCGGCGAGGACCTGCTGCGCCGGCTGCTCGACGGAGTCGGCAACGCCAACGTGCTGCTGTCCACGCCCGAAGGCACCAGCCGGGCGTGGAAGCTCTACCGGCGCACCGGCTTCGTCGACGTGCTGCGCGACTACCAGTTCACGGGCGATCCGCGTCCGTTCGCGATCCTCGGCCGTCCGCTGCCGCTCGACCCGAACTAG
- a CDS encoding VOC family protein: protein MTTPSALTVDAARPLDLAGFWAALLGWQRHGPVVGPPDADGCEFTLVFVPETAAKTHKNRLHLDLAGRTLDHQREVVAHALALGARLLDVGQGAVPWVVLADPQGNEFCVLEPRPEYADTGALAALVVDSHDPARLAAFWSALIGWPVTSTRPEITGLRSPSGRGPAIEFLLSSDTKHGRNRLRPALGPPTPGEPGDAADPEGNEYSRTPRA, encoded by the coding sequence ATGACGACGCCGTCCGCCCTCACCGTCGATGCGGCGCGGCCCCTGGACCTTGCCGGGTTCTGGGCCGCGCTGCTCGGCTGGCAGCGGCACGGCCCGGTCGTGGGGCCCCCGGACGCCGACGGCTGCGAGTTCACCCTCGTCTTCGTCCCCGAAACGGCCGCCAAGACGCACAAGAACCGGCTCCACCTCGACCTGGCCGGTCGCACCCTCGACCACCAGCGCGAGGTGGTCGCCCATGCCCTGGCGCTCGGTGCGCGGCTCCTGGACGTCGGTCAGGGTGCCGTCCCCTGGGTGGTCCTCGCCGATCCTCAGGGCAACGAGTTCTGCGTCCTGGAGCCCCGCCCCGAGTATGCCGACACGGGCGCTCTCGCCGCGCTCGTCGTCGATTCCCATGATCCCGCTCGCCTCGCCGCTTTCTGGTCGGCGTTGATCGGGTGGCCGGTCACGTCGACCCGCCCGGAGATCACCGGCCTGCGCAGCCCTTCGGGCCGCGGACCGGCGATCGAGTTCCTGCTCTCGTCGGACACCAAACACGGCCGCAACCGCCTGCGCCCCGCCCTGGGCCCGCCGACGCCCGGCGAGCCCGGCGACGCCGCAGACCCCGAGGGCAACGAGTACTCGCGCACTCCTCGAGCCTGA
- a CDS encoding DMT family transporter has protein sequence MSVVLSERARGSVALVVAGVLWGTGGLAGSLLGQLAGLPPLAVAAYRLLLGGAAAIAVSGKGIPRTRAQIKRVLVVGALFAFFQTTYFAAVALGSVATATMTTIGAAPVMLTVATVVRKRRAPRSWTLLSVVGSLIGLVLLSWTPHAETSKAAIVLALAAAAGFAILTTRPVDDPLATTAYGCLTGGLLLTPAALTLGMALPARTDVLLVAVYFGVVPTALAYAAYFKGLTMAHPVLGALSALLEPLTATILSVAFLHEHLSPQAWGGAALLTAALAVGYWRPEPSSGRAAADGRGSRTDADRP, from the coding sequence ATGTCTGTTGTCCTGTCCGAGCGCGCCCGCGGGTCGGTCGCGCTGGTTGTCGCCGGGGTGTTGTGGGGGACCGGGGGGTTGGCCGGGTCGTTGCTCGGGCAGCTCGCCGGGTTGCCTCCGCTGGCCGTCGCCGCGTATCGGTTGCTGCTGGGAGGGGCGGCGGCGATCGCGGTGTCCGGCAAGGGGATTCCGCGAACCCGCGCGCAAATCAAGCGGGTGCTTGTCGTCGGCGCGTTGTTCGCGTTCTTCCAGACGACCTACTTCGCCGCCGTCGCGCTCGGGTCCGTCGCCACGGCGACCATGACCACCATCGGCGCCGCACCCGTGATGCTCACCGTCGCCACGGTGGTCCGGAAGCGCCGGGCACCGCGGTCCTGGACCCTGCTGTCGGTCGTCGGCTCCCTGATCGGCCTGGTGCTGCTGTCCTGGACGCCCCACGCCGAAACCTCGAAAGCAGCCATCGTCCTGGCCCTCGCCGCGGCCGCCGGGTTCGCGATCCTCACCACCCGCCCGGTCGACGATCCCCTGGCCACCACCGCGTACGGCTGCCTCACCGGCGGCCTCCTGCTCACCCCGGCCGCCCTCACGCTGGGCATGGCGCTGCCCGCCCGGACCGACGTGCTGCTCGTCGCCGTCTACTTCGGCGTCGTGCCGACGGCGCTCGCGTACGCCGCGTACTTCAAGGGCCTCACCATGGCCCACCCCGTGCTCGGTGCGCTGTCGGCGCTGCTGGAACCGCTCACGGCGACGATCCTGTCCGTCGCCTTCCTCCACGAGCACCTGAGCCCGCAGGCCTGGGGCGGCGCGGCCCTGCTGACCGCGGCCCTGGCCGTCGGCTACTGGCGCCCGGAACCTAGTTCGGGTCGAGCGGCAGCGGACGGCCGAGGATCGCGAACGGACGCGGATCGCCCGTGA